One stretch of Nomascus leucogenys isolate Asia chromosome 9, Asia_NLE_v1, whole genome shotgun sequence DNA includes these proteins:
- the ERVMER34-1 gene encoding endogenous retroviral envelope protein HEMO, whose amino-acid sequence MGSLSNYALLQLTLTAFLTILVQPQHLLAPVFRTLSILTNQSNCWLCEHLDNAEQPELVFVPASASTWWTYSGQWVYERVWYPQAEVQNHSTSSYGKVTRHWEASMEAQGLSFAQVRLLEGNFSLCIENKNGTGPFLGNIPKQYCNQILWFDSTDGTFMPSIDVTNESRKDYDDTSVCLGTRQCSWLSGCTNRTWNSSAVPLIGLPNTQDYKWVDRNSGLTWSGNDTCLYSCQNQTKGLLYQLFRNLFCSYGLTEAHGKWRCADVNITNDKGYDGHQTPTWWLTGSNLTLSVNNSGLFFLCGNGVYKGFPPKWSGRCGLGYLVPSLTRYLTLNASQITNLRSFIHKVTPHRCTQRDTDNPPLYCNPKHNSTIRALFPSLGTYDLEKAILNISKAMEQEFSATKQTLEAHQSKVSSLASASRKDHVLDIPTTQRQTACGTVGKQCCLYINHSEEIMSNIQRLREASENLKNVPLLDWEGIFAKVGDWFRSWGYVLLIVLFCLFIFVLIYVRVFRKSRRSLNSQPLNPALSPQQSAQQLVSETSCQVSNRAMKGLTTHQYDTSLL is encoded by the coding sequence ATGGGCTCCCTTTCAAACTACGCCCTGCTTCAACTAACCCTTACTGCTTTTTTGACAATTCTAGTACAACCTCAACACCTGCTTGCTCCAGTTTTCCGGACACTATCTATCTTGACTAATCAGTCTAATTGCTGGTTATGTGAACATCTAGATAATGCAGAACAACCAGAACTAGTTTTTGTTCCTGCAAGTGCAAGCACCTGGTGGACCTATTCTGGACAATGGGTGTATGAAAGGGTGTGGTATCCACAAGCAGAAGTACAGAATCACTCTACTTCCTCCTATGGTAAAGTGACTCGGCACTGGGAAGCCTCCATGGAAGCTCAAGGTCTATCCTTTGCTCAAGTAAGGTTATTGGAGggaaatttttctctttgcatagaaaataaaaatggaactgGACCCTTCCTAGGTAATATACCTAAACAATACTGTAATCAAATACTATGGTTTGATTCTACAGATGGCACCTTCATGCCCTCTATAGATGTTACAAATGAATCCAGGAAAGATTATGATGATACAAGTGTTTGCCTAGGCACTAGACAATGTTCCTGGCTTTCAGGTTGCACAAACCGGACCTGGAACAGCTCAGCTGTTCCCTTGATTGGTCTGCCCAATACACAAGACTACAAATGGGTAGATCGAAATTCTGGATTGACCTGGTCAGGTAATGACACCTGTCTCTATAGCtgccaaaaccaaaccaaagggCTTCTGTACCAGCTATTTCGCAACCTATTTTGCTCTTATGGCCTGACAGAGGCACATGGGAAATGGAGATGTGCAGATGTCAACATAACTAATGACAAAGGTTATGATGGACACCAGACCCCCACCTGGTGGCTCACAGGTTCCAATCTGACCTTGTCTGTGAACAactctggcctcttttttttatGCGGCAATGGGGTGTACAAAGGGTTTCCACCTAAATGGTCTGGGCGATGTGGACTTGGGTATCTTGTACCTTCCCTCACCAGATACCTCACCTTAAATGCTAGCCAAATTACAAACCTGAGATCCTTCATTCATAAAGTAACACCACATAGATGCACCCAGCGAGACACAGACAATCCACCTCTGTATTGCAACCCCAAGCACAATTCAACAATAAGGGCCCTTTTTCCAAGTTTGGGAACTTATGATTTAGAAAAGGCAATTCTAAACATTTCCAAAGCAATGGAACAGGAATTCAGTGCCACTAAGCAGACCTTGGAAGCACACCAATCAAAAGTTAGCAGTTTAGCCTCTGCATCCCGAAAGGATCATGTCTTGGATATACCGACCACCCAACGACAAACAGCTTGTGGAACTGTTGGCAAACAGTGTTGCCTCTATATAAATCATTCGGAAGAAATAATGTCTAATATACAGCGTCTCCGCGAAGCATCCGAGAACCTGAAGAATGTACCATTACTGGATTGGGAAGGCATATTTGCAAAAGTGGGAGACTGGTTCAGATCATGGGGCTATGTGCTTTTAATTGTTCTTTTCtgcttattcatctttgttttaatcTACGTTCGTGTCTTTCGCAAATCTCGCAGATCCCTTAACTCCCAACCTCTGAACCCAGCCTTATCTCCACAGCAATCAGCACAGCAGCTTGTCAGTGAAACTTCATGTCAAGTTTCAAACAGGGCAATGAAGGGACTAACAACCCATCAATATGACACAAGTCTACTTTGA